In the genome of Pseudomonas putida, one region contains:
- the cyoA gene encoding ubiquinol oxidase subunit II — protein MSKKRYPRLFGILPFLGMLLLSGCNWTLLDPKGQVGIEQKNLILIATGLMLLVVVPVIIMTIAFAWKYRASNKAATYTPDWSHSTKIEAAVWIIPILIIIALGYVTYHSTHKLDPYRPLDSEVKPVQIDVVALDWKWLFIYPEQGIATVNKIVFPANTPVNFRVTSDAVMNSFFIPGLGGQIYAMAGMTTKLHLIANENGEFDGISANYSGAGFTGMKFKATATSQEDFDKWVAEVKQSPKKLDKAEYDALAKPSENNPVALYSEASPDQFQLIVDKYEGMNRGRPSHEEAGSKDLATTKGVESSMQPAAGAEE, from the coding sequence ATGAGTAAAAAGCGTTACCCCAGACTGTTTGGCATATTGCCCTTTTTAGGCATGCTTTTACTCAGTGGGTGCAACTGGACCCTGCTCGACCCGAAGGGCCAGGTCGGCATTGAGCAAAAGAACCTGATCCTGATCGCTACCGGCCTGATGCTGCTGGTCGTCGTGCCGGTCATCATCATGACCATCGCATTCGCCTGGAAGTACCGTGCTTCCAACAAGGCTGCCACCTACACCCCCGACTGGTCGCACTCGACCAAGATCGAAGCGGCTGTCTGGATCATCCCGATCCTGATCATCATCGCCCTGGGCTACGTCACCTACCATTCCACCCACAAGCTGGACCCTTACCGTCCACTGGATTCCGAAGTGAAGCCGGTGCAGATCGACGTGGTCGCGTTGGACTGGAAATGGCTGTTCATCTACCCAGAGCAGGGCATCGCCACGGTCAACAAGATCGTCTTCCCGGCTAACACCCCGGTCAACTTCCGCGTGACCTCCGACGCTGTGATGAACTCCTTCTTCATCCCAGGTCTGGGCGGCCAGATCTACGCCATGGCCGGCATGACCACCAAACTGCACCTGATCGCCAACGAAAACGGCGAGTTCGACGGTATCAGCGCCAACTATAGCGGTGCTGGCTTCACCGGCATGAAATTCAAGGCTACTGCCACCTCCCAGGAAGACTTCGACAAGTGGGTCGCCGAGGTCAAGCAGTCGCCGAAGAAGCTGGACAAGGCCGAATACGACGCCTTGGCCAAACCAAGCGAAAACAACCCAGTCGCGCTGTATAGCGAGGCTTCGCCTGACCAGTTCCAACTGATCGTCGACAAGTACGAAGGCATGAACCGCGGTCGTCCGAGCCACGAAGAAGCAGGCAGCAAAGATCTGGCCACTACCAAGGGTGTGGAATCGAGTATGCAACCAGCTGCCGGTGCAGAGGAGTAA
- a CDS encoding disulfide bond formation protein B — translation MNEQTSRLNRERRFLVLLGVICLSLIGGALYMQVVLGEAPCPLCILQRYALLLIAVFAFLAAAMPGKRSLTFFEALVVLSAIGGIVAAGNHVYILAHPMVSCGIDTLQPIVDDLPLAQVWPLAFQVDGFCSTPYPPILGLSLAQWALVAFVLTAILVPLGIYRNRRKA, via the coding sequence ATGAACGAACAAACATCGCGCCTGAATCGCGAACGGCGCTTCCTGGTTCTGCTGGGTGTGATCTGCCTGTCGTTGATCGGCGGGGCGCTCTACATGCAGGTGGTGCTCGGCGAGGCACCATGCCCGCTGTGTATCCTGCAACGCTACGCGCTGCTGTTGATTGCGGTGTTCGCCTTCCTTGCTGCCGCCATGCCGGGAAAACGCAGCCTGACGTTCTTCGAAGCCTTGGTGGTGCTCAGCGCGATCGGCGGAATCGTTGCGGCCGGCAACCATGTGTATATACTCGCGCACCCGATGGTCAGCTGTGGTATCGACACGCTGCAACCGATCGTCGACGACCTGCCTCTGGCACAGGTCTGGCCACTGGCGTTCCAGGTCGATGGATTCTGCAGCACGCCGTACCCGCCGATCCTTGGATTGTCCCTGGCTCAGTGGGCGCTTGTGGCGTTCGTCCTCACGGCCATCCTGGTGCCGCTGGGCATCTATCGGAACCGACGCAAGGCTTAG
- the norR gene encoding nitric oxide reductase transcriptional regulator NorR gives MTTRPLLTTLLPLVSDLSRDLPDQERYRRLLQAMRNLLPCDAAALLRLDGEWLVPLAVDGLSPDTLGRRFRVSEHPRFQILLSRPGPTRFASDSELPDPYDGLVNAPHADLEVHDCMGCPLMVDEQPWGLVTLDALTPGQFQSLELDALQAFASLAAATVTVAERIEDLALKAEDEHQRAEVYRQASGQNKELIGQSKAHKRLLEEIRLVGGSELTVLITGETGVGKELVAQALHQASNRADKPLISLNCAALPDTLVESELFGHVRGAFTGAHGERRGKFELANGGTLFLDEVGELPLTVQAKLLRVLQSGQLQRLGSDREHRVDVRLIAATNRDLAMEVRNGNYRADFYHRLSVYPLQVPPLRERGRDVLLIAGYFLEQNRSRLGLNSLRLSAEAQAALLAYDWPGNVRELEHLIGRSALKALGQHPERPRILTLEASDLDLRPTLPNHEPSPAPAPPLLSLPEGGLREAVDDYQRQVIGACLGRHQDNWAAAARELGLDRANLSRLAKRLGLR, from the coding sequence ATGACCACACGCCCACTGCTCACCACCCTGCTCCCCCTGGTCAGCGATCTTTCACGCGACCTGCCGGACCAGGAGCGCTATCGCCGCCTGCTGCAAGCCATGCGCAACCTGCTGCCGTGCGATGCCGCCGCTCTGTTGCGCCTGGATGGCGAATGGCTGGTGCCACTGGCGGTCGACGGCCTGTCGCCCGATACGCTGGGGCGGCGCTTCAGGGTCAGTGAGCACCCGCGCTTCCAGATTCTGCTCAGCCGCCCCGGGCCGACCCGCTTCGCCAGCGACAGCGAACTGCCTGACCCTTATGACGGCCTGGTCAACGCTCCCCATGCCGACCTGGAAGTGCACGACTGCATGGGCTGTCCCTTGATGGTCGATGAGCAGCCCTGGGGCCTGGTCACCCTCGACGCGCTCACGCCCGGGCAGTTCCAGAGCCTGGAACTCGACGCCCTGCAAGCCTTCGCCAGCCTTGCCGCGGCCACCGTGACCGTGGCCGAGCGTATCGAGGACCTGGCCCTGAAGGCCGAAGACGAACATCAACGTGCCGAGGTCTATCGCCAGGCCAGCGGCCAGAACAAAGAACTGATCGGCCAGAGCAAAGCGCACAAGCGCCTGCTGGAGGAAATCCGCCTGGTCGGCGGCAGCGAACTGACCGTGCTGATCACTGGCGAGACCGGGGTGGGCAAGGAGCTCGTGGCCCAGGCCCTGCACCAGGCCAGCAACCGTGCCGACAAACCGTTGATCAGCCTCAACTGCGCCGCCCTGCCCGACACCCTGGTCGAAAGTGAGTTGTTCGGCCACGTGCGCGGTGCCTTCACCGGTGCCCATGGCGAACGACGCGGCAAGTTCGAGTTGGCCAACGGTGGCACACTGTTCCTCGACGAGGTGGGCGAACTGCCCCTGACGGTACAGGCCAAGCTGCTGCGCGTGCTGCAAAGCGGGCAGCTGCAACGCCTGGGTTCGGACCGCGAACACCGGGTCGATGTGCGCCTGATCGCCGCCACCAACCGCGATCTGGCCATGGAAGTGCGCAACGGCAACTACCGCGCCGATTTCTACCACCGCCTGAGCGTCTACCCGCTACAGGTCCCGCCTCTGCGTGAACGCGGGCGCGATGTATTGCTGATCGCAGGTTATTTCCTGGAGCAGAACCGCTCGCGCCTGGGCCTGAACAGCCTGCGCCTGAGCGCTGAAGCCCAGGCCGCACTGCTGGCCTACGACTGGCCGGGCAATGTGCGCGAACTGGAGCATCTGATCGGCCGCTCGGCACTCAAGGCCCTCGGCCAACATCCCGAACGTCCCCGCATCCTGACCCTGGAAGCCAGCGACCTGGACCTGCGCCCCACCCTTCCCAACCATGAGCCCTCCCCTGCCCCGGCACCGCCTCTGCTCAGCCTGCCCGAGGGCGGCCTGCGCGAAGCGGTGGACGATTACCAACGGCAGGTGATCGGCGCCTGCCTCGGGCGCCATCAGGACAACTGGGCGGCGGCAGCGCGTGAGCTCGGGCTCGATCGTGCCAACCTCAGCCGCCTGGCCAAGCGCCTGGGGTTGCGCTGA
- a CDS encoding YkgJ family cysteine cluster protein — MSEYNPCLDCGACCGYFRVSFFWGECQSAGGVVPDDLVVQINPTRVAMIGTDAKPCRCTALEGEVGKQVACTIYENRSSPCREFEASWVNGVHNPSCDAARAHYGLPPLEANEPHWPEDDGAEVA; from the coding sequence ATGTCCGAATACAACCCTTGCCTTGACTGCGGCGCCTGCTGCGGGTACTTCCGTGTGTCTTTTTTCTGGGGCGAATGCCAATCAGCCGGCGGCGTTGTGCCCGACGATCTGGTGGTACAGATCAACCCCACCCGCGTCGCCATGATCGGCACCGACGCCAAGCCCTGTCGCTGCACCGCCCTGGAGGGCGAGGTCGGCAAGCAGGTCGCCTGCACCATCTATGAAAACCGCTCGAGCCCTTGCCGGGAGTTCGAGGCCTCTTGGGTCAACGGTGTGCACAACCCAAGCTGCGACGCCGCCCGTGCACATTACGGCCTGCCGCCGCTGGAGGCGAACGAGCCGCACTGGCCGGAGGATGACGGGGCCGAAGTGGCCTGA
- the hmpA gene encoding NO-inducible flavohemoprotein, giving the protein MLNAEQRAIIKATVPLLESGGEALTTHFYKLMLSEYPEVRPLFNQAHQASGDQPRALANGVLMYARHIDQLEQLGGLVGQIINKHVALQILPEHYPIVGSCLLRAIEEVLGKDIATPEVIDAWGAAYGQLADILIGAEESLYKQKEEAAGGWRGTREFRLVRREQESSEIVSFYFAPVDGKPVLKAEPGQYIGLQLFIDGVEQRRNYSLSALCDGEQYRISVKREAGGKVSNYLHHQLQVGQTLQLFPPSGDFTLTSSDKPLVLISGGVGITPTLAMLQAALKTQRPVHFIHCARNGAVHAFRDWIDGLAARHPQLKRFYCYAEQDGKGEADAIGLLSQEQLGQWLPAERDVDAYFLGPKGFMAAVKHHLKGLGVPEQQSRYEFFGPAAALE; this is encoded by the coding sequence ATGCTCAATGCCGAACAACGTGCAATCATCAAAGCCACTGTCCCACTGCTCGAAAGCGGTGGCGAAGCCCTGACGACCCATTTCTACAAGCTGATGCTCAGCGAGTACCCCGAGGTTCGCCCGCTGTTCAACCAGGCCCACCAGGCCAGCGGCGACCAGCCGCGCGCGCTGGCCAACGGCGTGCTGATGTATGCCCGCCACATTGATCAGCTGGAGCAGCTTGGCGGCTTGGTCGGCCAGATCATCAACAAGCATGTCGCCTTGCAGATCCTCCCGGAACACTATCCGATCGTCGGCAGCTGCCTGCTGCGCGCCATCGAGGAAGTCCTCGGCAAGGACATCGCCACCCCAGAGGTGATCGATGCCTGGGGCGCGGCCTACGGCCAACTGGCTGACATTCTGATCGGCGCCGAAGAAAGCCTCTATAAACAGAAGGAAGAAGCCGCCGGTGGCTGGCGCGGTACCCGTGAGTTCCGCCTGGTGCGCCGCGAGCAGGAGAGCAGCGAAATCGTCTCCTTCTATTTCGCCCCGGTCGATGGCAAGCCGGTGCTGAAAGCCGAGCCTGGCCAGTACATCGGCCTGCAACTGTTCATCGACGGTGTCGAGCAGCGGCGCAACTATTCCCTGTCGGCCCTGTGCGATGGCGAGCAGTACCGCATCAGCGTCAAGCGCGAGGCCGGTGGCAAGGTGTCCAACTACCTGCATCACCAGCTTCAGGTCGGCCAGACCCTGCAACTGTTCCCACCCTCCGGCGATTTCACCCTGACCAGCAGCGACAAACCGCTGGTGCTGATCAGCGGTGGCGTGGGCATCACCCCGACCCTGGCGATGCTCCAGGCTGCCTTGAAGACCCAGCGTCCGGTGCATTTCATCCATTGTGCGCGCAATGGGGCAGTACATGCCTTCCGTGATTGGATCGACGGTCTGGCGGCGCGCCATCCCCAGCTCAAGCGCTTCTACTGCTATGCCGAGCAGGACGGCAAGGGCGAGGCTGATGCGATTGGCCTGCTGAGCCAGGAGCAGTTGGGCCAGTGGCTGCCGGCCGAACGTGATGTGGATGCCTACTTCCTGGGCCCGAAAGGCTTCATGGCGGCGGTCAAGCACCACCTCAAGGGCCTGGGCGTGCCCGAGCAGCAGAGCCGCTACGAGTTCTTCGGCCCGGCAGCGGCGCTGGAGTGA
- the cyoB gene encoding cytochrome o ubiquinol oxidase subunit I, which translates to MFGKLSLEAIPYHEPIVMVTLAMIALGGIAVVGAITYFRKWTYLWTEWLTTVDHKKIGVMYIIVAMVMLLRGFADAIMMRTQLAAATGGAEGYLPPEHYDQIFTAHGVIMIIFMAMPFFTGLMNLAVPLQIGARDVAFPFLNSLSFYLLLAGVLLVNISLGVGEFAKTGWVAYPPLAGIQYSPGVGVDYYIWALQLSGLGTTLTGVNFLVTVMKMRAPGMKLMDMPIFTWTCTWANVLIVASFPILTAALALLTVDRYLDFHIFTNELGGNPMMYVNLFWAWGHPEVYILILPAFGVFSEVTSTFAGKRLFGHHSMIYASGAIAVLGFAVWLHHFFTMGAGASVNTFFGLATMLISIPTGVKLFNWLFTIYQGRLRFTAPIMWTLGFMVTFSIGGMTGVLLAVPGADFVLHNSLFVIAHFHNVIIGGAVFGYIAGFAYWFPKAFGFTLNEKWGKAAFWFWISGFYVAFMPLYALGFMGMTRRLNHSDNPAWEPYLYVAVVGAVLILFGIACQLIQLYVSVRDRNQNLDVTGDPWGGRTLEWSTSSPPPFYNFAHMPEKVGLDAWHEAKEAGVAYKPAAKYEAIHMPSNTSTGLFMGLFLTVFGFAFIWHIWWLVGASLVATIAVFVRHAARDDQGYMVPAEEVARIEGERMKALAKAGALPAGARVESFERV; encoded by the coding sequence ATGTTCGGTAAATTAAGCCTGGAGGCGATACCCTATCACGAGCCGATAGTCATGGTGACGCTTGCCATGATTGCGCTCGGAGGTATCGCTGTCGTCGGTGCTATCACCTATTTCCGCAAGTGGACCTACTTGTGGACCGAGTGGCTGACCACGGTCGACCACAAGAAAATCGGGGTGATGTACATCATCGTCGCGATGGTCATGCTGCTGCGCGGCTTCGCCGACGCCATCATGATGCGTACCCAGCTGGCCGCCGCTACCGGTGGCGCCGAAGGCTACCTGCCGCCTGAACACTATGACCAGATCTTCACCGCCCACGGTGTGATCATGATCATCTTCATGGCGATGCCGTTCTTCACCGGCCTGATGAACCTGGCGGTTCCTCTGCAGATCGGTGCACGTGACGTTGCCTTCCCATTCCTGAACTCCCTGAGCTTCTACCTGCTGCTGGCAGGCGTGCTGCTGGTCAACATCTCCCTGGGTGTTGGTGAATTCGCCAAGACCGGTTGGGTTGCCTATCCGCCGCTTGCGGGTATCCAGTACAGCCCTGGCGTGGGTGTGGACTACTACATCTGGGCGCTACAGCTATCCGGCTTGGGTACGACGCTTACCGGTGTGAACTTCCTCGTCACCGTGATGAAGATGCGCGCTCCTGGCATGAAGCTGATGGACATGCCGATCTTCACCTGGACCTGCACCTGGGCCAACGTGCTGATCGTCGCTTCCTTCCCGATCCTGACCGCTGCACTGGCTCTGCTGACTGTTGACCGTTATCTGGACTTCCACATCTTCACCAACGAGCTTGGTGGGAACCCGATGATGTACGTCAACCTGTTCTGGGCCTGGGGTCACCCTGAGGTTTACATCCTGATCCTGCCGGCCTTCGGTGTGTTCTCGGAAGTCACCTCGACCTTCGCTGGCAAGCGTCTGTTCGGCCACCACTCGATGATCTACGCATCGGGCGCGATCGCTGTTCTGGGCTTTGCCGTCTGGCTGCACCACTTCTTCACCATGGGTGCAGGCGCGAGCGTCAACACCTTCTTCGGTCTGGCGACGATGCTGATCTCCATTCCGACCGGTGTGAAGCTGTTCAACTGGCTGTTCACCATCTACCAGGGCCGTCTGCGCTTCACCGCGCCGATCATGTGGACCCTGGGCTTCATGGTCACCTTCTCCATCGGTGGTATGACCGGCGTTCTGCTGGCTGTTCCAGGTGCTGACTTCGTTCTGCACAACAGCCTGTTCGTTATCGCCCACTTCCACAACGTGATCATCGGTGGTGCGGTATTCGGCTACATCGCCGGCTTCGCCTACTGGTTCCCGAAAGCCTTCGGTTTCACCCTGAACGAGAAGTGGGGCAAAGCTGCCTTCTGGTTCTGGATCTCCGGCTTCTACGTAGCGTTCATGCCGCTGTACGCCCTGGGCTTCATGGGCATGACCCGTCGTCTGAACCACTCGGACAACCCGGCTTGGGAACCGTACCTGTACGTTGCCGTCGTCGGCGCCGTGCTGATCCTGTTCGGTATCGCTTGCCAGCTGATCCAGCTGTACGTATCGGTCCGCGATCGCAACCAGAACCTGGACGTCACTGGCGATCCATGGGGTGGCCGTACCCTGGAATGGTCGACTTCTTCGCCACCTCCGTTCTACAACTTCGCCCACATGCCTGAGAAGGTTGGCCTGGACGCCTGGCACGAAGCCAAGGAAGCCGGTGTCGCCTACAAGCCTGCGGCCAAGTACGAAGCGATCCACATGCCGAGCAATACCTCCACCGGTTTGTTCATGGGCCTGTTCCTGACCGTCTTCGGCTTCGCATTCATCTGGCACATCTGGTGGCTGGTTGGCGCGAGCCTGGTTGCAACCATCGCTGTCTTCGTTCGCCACGCTGCGCGTGACGACCAGGGCTACATGGTTCCGGCCGAAGAAGTGGCGCGCATCGAAGGCGAGCGCATGAAAGCGCTGGCCAAAGCAGGTGCTCTGCCTGCCGGCGCACGTGTCGAATCGTTTGAGCGGGTGTAA
- the cyoE gene encoding heme o synthase has product MSVKHFIQITKPGIIFGNVLSVAGGFFLASKGHVDFALFLAVVVGTSLVVASGCVFNNCIDRDIDQKMERTKNRVMVQGGMSLTLALIYATLLGVAGFSLLYVQANPLSAFCAAVGFVVYVGFYSLWLKRKSVHGTLVGSLSGAMPPVIGYCAVSNSFDLAAVTLLVMFSLWQMPHSFAIAIFRFKDYSAANIPVLPVARGILAAKKQIVLYVLAFVLATLMLTLGGYAGLGYLAVAAAMGLYWLYMAWGGYKAEDDSKWARKVFGFSILTVTALSVMMSVDSQTAADVLMTYAR; this is encoded by the coding sequence ATGTCCGTGAAGCACTTTATCCAAATCACCAAACCGGGGATCATTTTCGGTAACGTGCTTTCCGTGGCAGGCGGCTTCTTCCTTGCCTCGAAGGGCCATGTGGACTTCGCCCTGTTCCTGGCGGTAGTGGTGGGGACCTCTCTGGTCGTCGCGTCCGGTTGCGTGTTCAATAACTGCATCGACCGCGACATCGACCAGAAGATGGAGCGCACCAAGAACCGCGTCATGGTCCAGGGTGGCATGTCGCTGACCCTCGCGCTGATCTACGCCACCCTGCTCGGGGTGGCGGGTTTCAGCCTGCTGTATGTCCAGGCCAACCCGCTGTCGGCGTTCTGCGCAGCGGTAGGCTTCGTCGTCTACGTCGGCTTCTACAGCCTGTGGCTCAAGCGCAAGTCGGTGCACGGCACCTTGGTCGGCAGCCTGTCCGGTGCCATGCCTCCGGTGATCGGTTACTGCGCCGTCAGCAACAGCTTCGACCTGGCTGCAGTGACGCTGCTGGTGATGTTCAGCCTGTGGCAGATGCCACACAGCTTCGCCATCGCCATCTTCCGCTTCAAGGATTACAGCGCCGCCAACATTCCGGTCCTGCCGGTGGCGCGCGGTATTCTCGCGGCGAAGAAGCAGATCGTGCTGTACGTGCTGGCCTTCGTGCTCGCCACCCTGATGCTGACCCTGGGCGGCTACGCCGGTCTGGGTTACCTCGCCGTGGCGGCTGCCATGGGCCTGTACTGGCTGTACATGGCTTGGGGCGGCTACAAGGCCGAGGACGACAGCAAGTGGGCCCGCAAGGTCTTTGGTTTCTCCATCCTCACCGTCACTGCCCTGAGCGTGATGATGTCGGTGGACAGCCAGACTGCCGCGGACGTGCTGATGACCTACGCACGCTGA
- the cyoD gene encoding cytochrome o ubiquinol oxidase subunit IV, producing MASAHDTHHEGNHGSVKSYAIGFILSIILTAIPFGLVMYPSLPKNLTVLIVVAMAVIQVVVHLVYFLHMDRSKEQRSNVSTFLFTTLVIALLVGLSLWIMFSIHIEMMAK from the coding sequence ATGGCTAGCGCACACGACACTCATCACGAAGGCAACCACGGCAGCGTCAAGTCGTACGCGATCGGCTTCATCCTGTCGATCATCCTGACCGCGATCCCGTTCGGTCTGGTGATGTACCCGAGCCTGCCGAAGAACCTGACCGTCCTGATCGTGGTGGCCATGGCCGTCATTCAGGTGGTGGTGCACCTGGTGTACTTCCTGCACATGGACCGCTCGAAAGAGCAGCGTTCGAATGTGTCGACGTTCCTGTTCACCACTCTCGTAATCGCTCTGCTGGTCGGCCTGTCGCTGTGGATCATGTTCAGCATCCACATCGAAATGATGGCCAAGTGA
- the cyoC gene encoding cytochrome o ubiquinol oxidase subunit III codes for MSSQVIHAGAHGHDHGHDDHHHDSGQMTVLGFWLYLMTDCILFASLFATYAVLSGSFAGGPSGHDIFQLDFVAVETALLLLSSITFGFAMLQMFKGNKGGVLGWLAITFLFGAGFIAMEVYEFHHLIGEGFGPNRSGFLSGFFALVGTHGLHVTAGLIWMAVLMYQISTKGITPTAKTRMSCLSLFWHFLDVVWICVFTVVYLLGVL; via the coding sequence ATGTCCAGTCAAGTAATCCACGCCGGCGCTCATGGTCACGACCATGGGCACGACGATCACCACCACGACTCGGGCCAGATGACCGTACTCGGTTTCTGGCTGTACCTGATGACCGACTGCATCCTGTTTGCGTCGCTCTTCGCCACCTACGCGGTGCTGTCCGGCAGTTTTGCCGGCGGCCCGTCGGGTCATGACATTTTCCAGCTCGACTTCGTAGCTGTTGAAACCGCACTGCTGCTGCTGTCCTCGATCACCTTCGGCTTCGCCATGCTGCAGATGTTCAAGGGCAACAAAGGTGGCGTGCTGGGCTGGCTGGCCATCACCTTCCTGTTCGGTGCTGGCTTCATCGCGATGGAAGTCTATGAATTCCATCACCTGATCGGCGAAGGCTTCGGCCCGAACCGCAGCGGCTTCCTGTCGGGCTTCTTCGCCCTGGTCGGCACCCACGGTCTGCACGTGACTGCCGGTCTGATCTGGATGGCTGTCCTGATGTATCAGATCAGCACCAAGGGCATCACCCCGACCGCCAAGACCCGCATGAGCTGCCTGAGCCTGTTCTGGCACTTCCTGGACGTGGTCTGGATCTGCGTATTCACCGTCGTCTACCTGCTGGGAGTTCTGTAA
- the alaC gene encoding alanine transaminase, with product MANPGSPRRFARIDRLPPYVFNITAELKMAARRRGEDIIDLSMGNPDGATPPHIVEKLVQVAQREDTHGYSTSRGIPRLRRAISRWYQERYEVEIDPETEAIVTIGSKEGLAHLMLGTLDHGDTVLVPNPSYPIHIYGAVIAGAQVRSVPLVPGVDFFNELERAIRESIPKPKMMILGFPSNPTAQCVELDFFERVVALAKQYDVLVVHDLAYADIVYDGWKAPSIMQVPGAKDIAVEFFTLSKSYNMAGWRIGFMVGNPELVSALARIKSYHDYGTFTPLQVAAIAALEGDQQCVRDIAEQYRQRRNLLVKGLHEIGWMVENPKASMYVWAKIPEAYAHLGSLEFSKKLLAEAKVCVSPGIGFGDYGDDHVRFALIENQDRIRQAIRGIRQMFRADGLTQK from the coding sequence ATGGCCAACCCAGGTTCGCCGCGCCGCTTTGCGCGCATCGATCGTCTCCCCCCCTACGTCTTCAACATCACCGCCGAGCTCAAGATGGCCGCCCGCCGCCGTGGCGAGGACATCATCGACCTGAGCATGGGCAACCCCGACGGCGCCACGCCACCGCATATCGTCGAGAAACTGGTCCAGGTCGCCCAGCGCGAAGACACCCATGGCTACTCCACCTCACGCGGCATCCCGCGCCTGCGCCGGGCCATTTCGCGCTGGTATCAGGAGCGCTACGAGGTCGAAATCGACCCTGAAACCGAAGCCATCGTTACCATTGGCTCCAAGGAGGGCCTGGCTCACCTGATGCTCGGCACTCTCGACCATGGCGACACGGTGCTGGTGCCAAACCCCAGCTACCCTATCCACATCTATGGCGCAGTCATCGCCGGTGCCCAGGTGCGCTCGGTGCCGCTGGTGCCCGGTGTGGACTTCTTCAACGAGCTGGAGCGGGCGATTCGCGAGTCGATCCCCAAGCCCAAGATGATGATCCTGGGCTTCCCGTCCAACCCGACCGCCCAGTGTGTCGAGCTGGACTTCTTCGAGCGTGTGGTCGCTCTGGCCAAGCAGTATGACGTGCTGGTGGTCCACGACCTGGCCTACGCCGACATCGTCTATGACGGCTGGAAAGCCCCGTCGATCATGCAGGTGCCCGGCGCGAAGGACATCGCGGTGGAATTCTTCACGCTGTCCAAGAGCTACAACATGGCCGGCTGGCGTATCGGTTTCATGGTCGGCAACCCGGAGTTGGTCAGCGCCCTGGCGCGGATCAAGAGCTATCACGACTATGGCACCTTCACCCCGTTGCAGGTCGCAGCCATCGCGGCGCTTGAAGGCGATCAGCAGTGCGTGCGGGACATTGCCGAGCAGTACCGCCAGCGCCGCAACCTGTTGGTCAAGGGGCTGCATGAGATCGGCTGGATGGTCGAGAACCCCAAGGCCTCGATGTACGTCTGGGCGAAGATTCCCGAAGCCTACGCTCACCTGGGCTCGCTGGAATTTTCCAAGAAGCTGCTGGCCGAGGCCAAGGTCTGTGTGTCGCCGGGGATCGGCTTTGGCGACTATGGCGACGACCATGTGCGCTTCGCCCTGATCGAAAACCAGGACCGTATTCGCCAGGCCATTCGTGGTATTCGCCAGATGTTCCGAGCCGATGGCCTGACCCAAAAGTGA